A genomic region of Nostoc sp. UHCC 0702 contains the following coding sequences:
- a CDS encoding serine hydroxymethyltransferase: MAKTNSDFLADSDRAIAELLDQELQRQRDHLELIASENFTSAAVLAAQGSVLTNKYAEGLPGKRYYGGCEFIDKVEQLAIDRAKQLFGAAHANVQPHSGAQANFAVFLTLLEPGDTIMGMDLSHGGHLTHGSPVNVSGKWFQVRHYGVSQQTEQLDYDQIRELALRERPKLLICGYSAYPRIIDFEKFRSIADEVGAYLLADIAHIAGLVASGLHPDPIPYCDVVTTTTHKTLRGPRGGLILTRDSELGKKLDKSVFPGSQGGPLEHVIAGKAVAFGEALKPEFKTYSAQVIENARALASQLKNRGLKLVSDGTENHLMLVDLRSVGLTGKQADQLVSGVNITANKNTVPFDPQSPFVTSGLRLGSPAMTTRGLGIAEFTEIGNIIADRLLSPDSDTVAADCRRRVAALCDRFPLYPHLEIPVPALA, from the coding sequence GTGGCTAAGACTAACTCAGACTTTCTTGCTGACTCCGATCGCGCGATCGCGGAATTACTCGACCAAGAACTCCAGCGTCAACGCGACCACTTGGAGTTGATTGCTAGTGAAAACTTTACTTCTGCCGCTGTACTGGCTGCTCAAGGTTCGGTACTAACAAACAAATATGCTGAGGGATTGCCTGGTAAACGCTACTATGGCGGTTGTGAATTTATCGACAAAGTAGAGCAACTGGCAATTGACCGTGCTAAACAGCTATTTGGTGCAGCTCATGCCAATGTACAACCTCATTCTGGCGCACAGGCAAATTTTGCAGTGTTTCTGACACTACTAGAACCAGGTGACACAATCATGGGCATGGATTTGTCTCATGGAGGACATCTCACCCACGGTTCGCCTGTGAATGTGTCAGGTAAGTGGTTCCAAGTTCGCCATTACGGCGTTAGCCAACAAACAGAACAACTCGATTATGACCAAATTCGGGAGCTGGCGTTAAGGGAGCGTCCTAAGCTTTTGATTTGCGGTTATTCAGCTTATCCTCGGATTATTGATTTTGAAAAGTTTCGTAGCATTGCTGATGAAGTAGGCGCTTACTTACTAGCAGATATTGCTCACATCGCTGGTTTGGTTGCTAGTGGTCTTCATCCCGACCCCATTCCCTATTGTGATGTAGTCACCACAACTACCCACAAAACTCTACGCGGCCCTCGCGGTGGTTTAATCTTGACCCGTGATAGTGAACTTGGTAAAAAGCTGGATAAATCAGTTTTCCCTGGTAGTCAAGGTGGGCCTTTAGAACACGTCATTGCTGGTAAGGCGGTAGCTTTTGGCGAAGCACTCAAGCCAGAGTTTAAGACCTATTCTGCTCAAGTGATTGAAAATGCCCGTGCCTTGGCAAGTCAACTCAAAAATCGTGGCTTAAAGTTGGTGTCTGATGGGACTGAAAACCATTTAATGTTAGTAGATTTACGGTCTGTAGGCTTGACAGGTAAGCAAGCGGATCAATTGGTGAGTGGTGTAAATATTACAGCCAACAAAAATACAGTTCCCTTTGATCCACAGTCGCCATTTGTGACTAGCGGTCTGAGGTTGGGTTCTCCGGCAATGACCACAAGAGGTTTAGGAATCGCAGAATTTACCGAAATTGGCAATATTATTGCCGATCGCCTGCTTTCTCCTGATTCTGATACAGTAGCAGCTGATTGTCGGCGCAGAGTTGCAGCATTGTGCGATCGCTTCCCCTTGTATCCTCACCTAGAGATTCCCGTACCAGCCTTAGCATAA
- a CDS encoding competence/damage-inducible protein A, giving the protein MSAEIICVGTELLLGDILNGNAQFLAQQLAQLGIPHYYQTVVGDNPERLQQVIEIATSRAQILIFTGGLGPTPDDLTCETIADFFGVPLVERPEIIEDIAQKFAGRGRVMTPSNRKQALIPQGAEILPNPTGTAPGIIWQPRPEITIFTFPGVPSEMHRMWQETAVPFLKNQGWGKEIIYSRSLRFWGIGESALAEKVTAYLNLPNPTVAPYAGKGEVRLRISAKASSEEAAEALITPIEKQIKDIAGLDYYGADDETLAAVVGQLLRVSKETVSVAESCTGGGLGQMLTEFSGSSDYFWGGVISYDNSVKVRLLGVNPEDLDKFGAVSATVAEQMAVGVKTRLLTTWGLSITGIAGPTGGTDTKPVGLVYIGLAGPNDEVASFEYRFGTMRGRALIRHVSANAALDLLRRQLLTR; this is encoded by the coding sequence ATGAGTGCAGAAATTATTTGTGTTGGTACTGAATTGCTGCTAGGAGATATTCTTAACGGTAATGCTCAATTTCTGGCGCAACAATTAGCGCAATTAGGCATTCCCCACTACTATCAAACCGTAGTCGGGGATAACCCGGAACGATTGCAGCAAGTTATTGAAATTGCTACATCAAGAGCGCAAATTCTCATTTTCACTGGTGGTTTGGGGCCGACACCAGATGATCTCACCTGCGAAACCATCGCTGATTTTTTTGGCGTTCCTTTGGTAGAACGCCCGGAAATTATTGAAGATATAGCTCAAAAATTTGCAGGGCGCGGTCGGGTTATGACTCCCAGTAACCGCAAGCAAGCCTTGATTCCTCAAGGTGCAGAAATTTTACCTAACCCCACCGGAACAGCACCCGGTATCATCTGGCAACCACGTCCCGAAATCACGATTTTCACGTTTCCTGGGGTTCCATCAGAAATGCACCGGATGTGGCAAGAAACAGCAGTACCTTTTCTTAAAAATCAAGGCTGGGGTAAGGAAATTATTTATAGCCGGAGTTTAAGGTTTTGGGGTATTGGTGAATCTGCTTTGGCGGAAAAAGTTACTGCCTATTTGAATTTGCCTAACCCCACGGTAGCACCTTATGCAGGCAAGGGTGAAGTCAGACTACGAATTTCTGCTAAAGCTAGTTCAGAAGAGGCAGCAGAAGCTTTGATTACACCGATTGAGAAACAAATCAAAGATATTGCTGGACTGGATTATTATGGTGCAGATGATGAGACTCTTGCGGCTGTGGTTGGTCAACTGTTGCGAGTATCAAAAGAAACTGTCTCAGTTGCAGAATCTTGTACTGGTGGCGGATTAGGGCAAATGTTGACGGAGTTTTCTGGTAGTTCTGATTACTTTTGGGGTGGGGTAATTTCTTATGACAACTCGGTCAAAGTCAGACTATTAGGGGTCAACCCAGAAGACTTAGATAAATTTGGGGCAGTCAGTGCTACTGTTGCAGAACAAATGGCTGTTGGAGTAAAAACGCGCCTGTTAACCACTTGGGGATTAAGTATCACTGGTATTGCTGGCCCAACTGGGGGAACGGATACCAAGCCGGTGGGTTTAGTTTACATCGGTTTAGCTGGGCCAAACGACGAAGTGGCAAGTTTTGAGTATCGGTTTGGGACAATGCGGGGACGTGCTTTAATTCGCCATGTGAGTGCGAATGCAGCCTTGGATTTGCTGCGACGGCAGTTGTTAACAAGATGA
- a CDS encoding DUF2993 domain-containing protein codes for MFGGLTGLTDPKGTDWGERMLNTVASQTIRHLFTQSESVEVFVRCYPSSKLLQGSIDSFKMSGRGLVIRRDFAVEEMSFETDAVAIDFGAVLSGKLNLKQPTQAIAQVILSEAGINKAFNAELVKKRLVKLSVPELTALSGGKPISFTEVQVQLLPENRLRILAKADLDNGELIPLSMTVTIAVERRRRVSFKDPQVELELVPEAQREISQTLSMALAEILDNMVDLDRFDLDGVKMRLNRLETEGQKLIFSGYAEIERIPSTS; via the coding sequence ATGTTCGGCGGACTTACTGGTTTAACAGATCCAAAAGGCACAGACTGGGGGGAGCGGATGCTCAACACAGTCGCCAGCCAAACGATTCGCCACCTGTTTACCCAAAGCGAGTCAGTAGAAGTCTTTGTGCGCTGCTATCCCTCCAGCAAACTGTTGCAAGGCAGCATTGATAGCTTTAAAATGAGCGGTCGTGGCTTGGTCATCCGTAGAGATTTCGCGGTGGAGGAGATGTCTTTTGAAACCGATGCAGTTGCCATTGATTTTGGAGCAGTACTAAGTGGCAAGCTGAATCTCAAGCAACCCACTCAAGCGATCGCTCAAGTAATTTTATCAGAAGCAGGGATTAACAAAGCCTTCAATGCGGAATTGGTGAAAAAGCGCCTAGTCAAGCTCTCTGTACCTGAATTGACGGCATTATCTGGTGGTAAACCAATCTCCTTTACCGAGGTTCAGGTACAACTATTGCCAGAAAATCGGTTGCGGATTTTGGCAAAGGCAGATTTAGACAATGGTGAACTCATACCGCTGAGTATGACTGTAACCATAGCTGTGGAACGGCGGCGGCGGGTTTCCTTCAAAGACCCTCAAGTTGAACTTGAGCTTGTACCGGAAGCGCAACGAGAAATATCCCAAACGTTGAGTATGGCACTGGCGGAAATTTTAGATAATATGGTCGATTTGGATCGCTTTGACCTGGATGGAGTGAAAATGCGACTTAATCGTTTAGAAACTGAGGGTCAAAAATTAATTTTCAGTGGATATGCTGAAATTGAGCGTATCCCAAGTACCTCTTAA
- a CDS encoding PEP-CTERM sorting domain-containing protein (PEP-CTERM proteins occur, often in large numbers, in the proteomes of bacteria that also encode an exosortase, a predicted intramembrane cysteine proteinase. The presence of a PEP-CTERM domain at a protein's C-terminus predicts cleavage within the sorting domain, followed by covalent anchoring to some some component of the (usually Gram-negative) cell surface. Many PEP-CTERM proteins exhibit an unusual sequence composition that includes large numbers of potential glycosylation sites. Expression of one such protein has been shown restore the ability of a bacterium to form floc, a type of biofilm.), with translation MKKIALASKFLDAFIAVAVVIPLSVTGIFSFADSAKAASLIGDFQLTSGLTASPSVETSLVELSATSLTFSPQPVTPISLSARTGSFTSFNTANIGNIISFSPLSADNPFLDFGTTLLPGIVQSSADTASITDGINIFTLESASYGLKQSGQNVAIDVALDGFFSSDDGTKSQGAGNLTFQINNAQVANIESILSSGGSINNLAFSGGLFTTSIPEPATLLGLGVVGGVMAMSRRRKTQDSTMC, from the coding sequence ATGAAAAAGATTGCGTTAGCATCTAAATTTTTAGATGCATTTATTGCTGTGGCTGTTGTAATTCCCTTGTCTGTTACTGGGATATTTAGCTTTGCTGATTCTGCTAAAGCAGCCTCACTAATTGGTGATTTCCAGCTAACTAGTGGCTTGACTGCTTCGCCTTCTGTAGAAACTAGCTTAGTTGAATTATCAGCAACATCCCTAACTTTCTCTCCTCAGCCAGTTACACCAATTTCGCTTTCGGCTCGAACAGGAAGTTTTACATCTTTCAACACAGCCAATATCGGTAATATTATCAGCTTTTCTCCTCTATCTGCTGATAATCCCTTTCTTGACTTTGGTACAACTCTCTTACCTGGTATAGTCCAGTCTTCAGCTGATACTGCCTCAATCACAGATGGCATCAATATCTTTACTTTAGAGTCTGCAAGTTACGGACTCAAACAAAGCGGTCAAAACGTAGCTATAGATGTGGCACTTGATGGATTCTTTAGTAGTGATGATGGGACAAAATCCCAAGGAGCCGGAAACTTAACTTTCCAAATCAACAATGCCCAAGTTGCTAATATCGAGTCAATTCTCAGTAGCGGCGGTTCAATTAATAATTTAGCTTTCTCTGGTGGTTTATTTACTACTTCTATTCCTGAGCCAGCTACACTATTAGGCTTAGGTGTGGTCGGTGGAGTAATGGCTATGTCTCGCCGTCGTAAGACTCAGGATAGTACTATGTGTTAA
- a CDS encoding PEP-CTERM sorting domain-containing protein (PEP-CTERM proteins occur, often in large numbers, in the proteomes of bacteria that also encode an exosortase, a predicted intramembrane cysteine proteinase. The presence of a PEP-CTERM domain at a protein's C-terminus predicts cleavage within the sorting domain, followed by covalent anchoring to some some component of the (usually Gram-negative) cell surface. Many PEP-CTERM proteins exhibit an unusual sequence composition that includes large numbers of potential glycosylation sites. Expression of one such protein has been shown restore the ability of a bacterium to form floc, a type of biofilm.), which produces MRQIVSKSRVLDAILAATVVIPLSVTGIFSFADSAKAASLIGDFQLTSGLTASPSVETSLVELSATSLTFSPQPVTPISLSARTGSFTSFNTANIGNIISFSPTSADDPFLDFGVTVLPGIVLSSADTVSITDDINTFTLESASYALKQSGQNVGIDVTLDGFFTSDDGTKSQGAGNLTFQINNTQVASIESILSSGGSVNNLAFSGALFTTSIPEPATLLGLGVVGGVMAMSRRRKTQDSTMC; this is translated from the coding sequence ATGAGACAGATTGTTTCAAAATCTAGAGTTCTAGACGCAATTCTAGCTGCTACTGTTGTAATTCCCTTATCTGTTACTGGAATATTTAGCTTTGCTGATTCTGCTAAAGCAGCCTCACTAATTGGTGATTTCCAGCTAACTAGTGGCTTGACTGCTTCGCCTTCTGTAGAAACTAGCTTAGTTGAATTATCAGCAACATCCCTAACTTTCTCTCCTCAGCCAGTTACACCAATTTCGCTTTCGGCTCGAACAGGAAGTTTTACATCTTTCAACACAGCCAATATCGGTAATATTATTAGCTTTTCTCCTACATCTGCCGATGATCCCTTTCTTGACTTTGGTGTAACTGTCCTACCTGGTATAGTTCTGTCTTCAGCTGATACTGTGTCAATCACAGATGACATCAATACCTTTACTTTGGAGTCTGCAAGTTATGCGCTCAAACAAAGCGGTCAAAACGTAGGTATAGATGTTACACTTGATGGATTCTTTACTAGTGATGATGGGACAAAATCTCAGGGAGCAGGAAACCTAACTTTCCAAATCAACAACACTCAAGTTGCTAGTATCGAGTCAATTCTGAGTAGCGGCGGTTCAGTTAATAATTTAGCTTTCTCTGGTGCTTTATTTACTACTTCTATTCCTGAACCAGCTACACTATTAGGCTTAGGTGTGGTCGGTGGAGTAATGGCTATGTCTCGCCGTCGTAAGACTCAGGATAGTACCATGTGTTAA
- a CDS encoding PAS domain S-box protein, giving the protein MIEAKATIGNNFFGKSGEMAAMMRSLDWSQTPLGPVETWLPSLKTALSIVQAAVLPMYIVWGRDYIQLYNDAYRTILGTCKHPAAFGRSMRETFAEIWHVIGPMFDQVMSTGEATCQENQLLFVERNGYLQECYFTFYYSAIHDETGKVAGILATVIETTAQVLSERRMKMLCEVSANTAKTSDISEQHRQLAQAALYESEARFRHMTDTAPVLVWMSDTDKLCNYFNKPWLDFTGRTLQQEMGNGWTVGVHADDFQRCLDTYINAFDARQNFQMEYRLRRFDGEYRWIVDTGVPRFAPTGEFLGYIGSCVDIHDRKLAEDALRASEEQYRILAEVSPLVIWMANSDGDITYCNQYWLDYTGLTMAQTVSHGWAEVIHPDDRDRVLHTWQQAVTNASNYEVEVRYRRAADGVYHWYVAKALPIRDAAGVIIKWVGIASDIHERKQAEAAMQQLNEILEQRIRERTAQLEAANKELESFSYSVSHDLGAPFRHITGFVELLNKRLKSTNLDETSQRYLKAIAQTAKQAGILIDELLTFSRMGRSEMRYVTLNMEQLVIEVQRDLLTETKGRMINWHIESLPQLQGDPSMLRLVLHNLMSNAVKYTQTRTLTEITIGSIDYEDEVVFFVRDNGVGFDMQYVHKLFGVFQRLHSDAQFEGTGVGLANVQRIIHRHNGRVWAEGLVGSGATFYFSLPKLVKGMGRLGTRGPHDNQRI; this is encoded by the coding sequence ATGATTGAAGCGAAAGCAACAATTGGCAACAACTTCTTTGGGAAAAGTGGCGAAATGGCAGCGATGATGCGATCGCTTGATTGGTCGCAAACGCCTCTAGGCCCGGTTGAAACTTGGTTGCCGAGTTTAAAAACTGCCCTTAGCATCGTTCAAGCTGCGGTTTTGCCCATGTATATTGTTTGGGGCAGAGACTACATTCAACTTTATAACGATGCCTACCGTACCATTTTAGGGACATGCAAACACCCAGCGGCTTTCGGCAGAAGTATGCGTGAGACTTTCGCTGAAATTTGGCATGTCATTGGGCCGATGTTTGACCAGGTAATGTCAACTGGTGAGGCGACTTGCCAAGAAAATCAGCTGTTGTTCGTGGAGCGTAATGGCTATCTTCAAGAGTGTTACTTTACCTTTTACTACAGTGCGATTCACGATGAAACAGGGAAAGTAGCAGGCATTTTAGCGACGGTAATTGAAACAACAGCTCAGGTTTTGAGTGAACGCCGCATGAAGATGCTGTGTGAGGTGAGTGCAAATACAGCAAAGACTAGTGACATTAGCGAACAGCATCGTCAGTTGGCACAAGCAGCATTGTATGAAAGTGAAGCCCGCTTTCGCCACATGACAGATACTGCTCCCGTACTAGTCTGGATGTCTGACACGGACAAGCTTTGTAACTACTTCAATAAACCTTGGCTAGACTTTACTGGGCGGACTTTACAGCAAGAGATGGGTAATGGTTGGACTGTTGGAGTTCACGCCGATGATTTTCAGCGTTGCTTAGACACATACATCAATGCCTTTGATGCCCGACAAAATTTTCAAATGGAATATCGTCTCAGACGCTTTGATGGTGAATACCGTTGGATAGTCGATACTGGTGTGCCTCGGTTCGCACCCACAGGTGAGTTTCTTGGCTATATTGGCTCTTGTGTAGATATCCACGATCGCAAGCTAGCAGAAGATGCACTACGTGCCAGCGAGGAACAATACAGAATTTTAGCCGAAGTGTCGCCCTTAGTGATTTGGATGGCGAACAGCGATGGTGATATTACCTATTGTAATCAGTACTGGCTTGACTACACTGGGCTGACGATGGCACAGACCGTTAGTCATGGCTGGGCTGAGGTGATTCACCCCGATGACCGCGATCGCGTTTTGCACACTTGGCAGCAAGCTGTGACTAACGCTAGCAACTACGAGGTAGAAGTCCGCTATCGTCGTGCTGCCGATGGTGTCTATCATTGGTATGTTGCCAAGGCTTTGCCAATTCGAGATGCCGCAGGAGTAATTATCAAGTGGGTGGGTATCGCTAGCGACATTCATGAACGCAAGCAAGCGGAAGCAGCTATGCAACAACTCAACGAAATTTTAGAGCAACGCATACGAGAACGCACAGCCCAACTAGAAGCCGCCAACAAAGAACTAGAATCCTTCTCCTATTCAGTTTCTCACGACTTGGGGGCACCGTTTCGCCACATTACCGGATTTGTGGAGTTGCTCAACAAACGCCTGAAATCAACTAATTTAGATGAAACGAGTCAGCGATATTTAAAAGCGATCGCCCAAACAGCAAAACAAGCAGGCATACTAATTGATGAGTTGCTGACATTTTCCCGTATGGGGCGCAGCGAAATGCGCTATGTCACCCTGAATATGGAACAACTCGTAATAGAAGTGCAACGTGATTTGCTCACAGAAACCAAAGGACGCATGATCAATTGGCATATCGAATCACTACCCCAACTACAGGGCGACCCTTCCATGCTGCGGCTCGTACTTCACAATTTGATGTCTAATGCCGTTAAATATACCCAGACTCGCACCTTAACAGAAATCACCATTGGCAGTATCGACTATGAAGACGAAGTTGTCTTTTTTGTGCGAGATAACGGCGTTGGGTTTGATATGCAATATGTGCATAAGCTGTTTGGAGTATTTCAACGCCTGCATAGCGATGCCCAATTTGAAGGTACGGGCGTTGGGTTAGCAAACGTGCAGCGCATTATTCATCGACATAACGGTCGAGTTTGGGCAGAAGGTCTTGTTGGTAGTGGAGCCACGTTTTATTTTTCATTACCCAAGCTAGTAAAGGGAATGGGGAGATTGGGAACTCGGGGCCCCCACGACAATCAGCGGATTTAG